The window CGAGTTCCGCCATGTCCTGCGCCGGCAGCCGCCGGGGCGGTGGCGGTCGCAGGTGCACCGGTGGGCGCCACCCGGCCGGTGGCGGGGTGGTCGCGGGCGGGCCCGCGTAGCCACTCCCACGCGCCGGGGGTGGCGTGGCCGGCCCCGGCGGCGCGCCCGTGGGCCGCTCGGGCGAGGCGTCGGGCCGTCGCCAGTACTCGTCCGGGGCGTCGCCGGAGGTGGGGGTCGTCACGCCGTCCGACGCTACCAACGCCCCGGCCCGGCGGCCGGCCGGACGCGGCGGCCCGGCGGTTCGTCGTCGCTCCCGCCGGTGGTGGCTGCGCTAGTCTTGCCGCTCGTGAGCATCACCGAGGATCCGGGCATGCCGGCGGTACGCGGCGACGACGACCGCGCCGTCGACCTCAGCGACGACTTCGTGGTGCTGCCCGAGCAGACCGCCGACGACACCGACCGAGGCTGGGGCGAGCGCTCGGGCGGCAACGACGACTGGCTGCTCGCGGAGCGCCCCCCGCACTGGGACTGAGCGGCTCACCGCCGCCCGGTGGACGAGCGCGGCCGGCCCGGGGACCGGCCCAGCTTCGGGGGCCGGCCCCCGGCCGGGGCGGCGTGGGTCAGGAGGAGCTGGCGCTGCTGGCGGCCGGGGCCTTGCCCCCGCCGCCGGTGGAGCCGCCCGAGCCCGACGACGGGGACGAGCCCGACGACGAGGACGAGGAACCGGCGGACGAGCCCGACGACGAGGACCCGCCGGACGAGCCGGAGTCACCGCCGCCGGACGAGTCGGACTTCGCCGGCTTGGCGGCGGCGCCGCTCTTCGCGCTGTCCGAGCCGGACGAGCGCGAGTCCGTGCGGTAGAAGCCCGATCCCTTGAACACGATGCCGACGGAGTTGAAGACCTTCCGCAGCCGTCCCTCACACGCCGGGCACTCGGTCAGCGGTGCGTCGGAGAAGGACTGCACCGCCTCGAGCTGGTGGCCGCACGCGGTGCAGGCGTACTGGTACGTGGGCACGTTCTCCTCCGGATCTGGCACGGCCGTTCTGGCACTCGACGGATTCGAGTGCCAATGGTGCGTCATCGCCCCCGGATTCGTCCAGCGGAAGTGTGGGGCGCGACACCCGCCACGCCCCCCGGGGCGGCGTCCAGCGTACGCAGGCCGTCGGCGGGCGTGACGACCGCGCGTACCGGGCGGTCGTGCGGCTCGGCGGGAAGCGCCTCCACCAGCTCGCCGTCGTGCAGCGGGACCACGGTCAGGGCGGTCGCCGGCACCCGGGCCAGCGCCCGGTCGTACGAGCCGCCGCCCCGGCCCAGCCGCAGCCCCCGGCGGTCCACCGCCAGCGCGGGCAGCACCACCAGTTGCGCCCCGGCGACCGCCGCCCGGCCCAGCCGCGGCCCGGCCGGCTCGCGCATCCCCCGCCCGGCGGCCACCAGCCCGGCCGGCCCGCTCCAGGCCGCCCAGTCGAGGTCGAGGTCGTCGCACAGCACCGGCAGCAGCAGCTCCCCGCCCGGCGGCAGCGCCGCGTGCAGCACCGCCGGCAGGTCGGGCCCGCCCGGCTCGGAGCCGACCGGCACGTACGCCGTCATCCGCAGCGGGCGCAGCCGGCGTACGAGAGCCACCAGCTCGGCCTGGACGCGCCCGGCGGCGTCGGCCCGCTGCGGCGCGGTCAGCGCCCGGCGGCGGGCGAGAACGGCGGCGCGCACATCCCGCTTCGCCTCTTGCGCTCCATCAGAAAAATCGGGCACGCAACACTCCTGACGCAACGTTTGTCGCCTGGTGGCTCTGTGTCAGCATCGCAAGCAACGGCGGCGGAACTTCCGGGGGGACCGAGTGACGCTACGCGGGCGGTTGACCACAGCCTTCCTGGCGGTGGCGCTCGGCCCGGTGGTGCTCGGGGTGATGTTCGTCGGGGCGACCGTGGCGGCGGTCGACTCGAGCCGCTCCACCGAGCGGCTCGCGGTGGCCGCCGCGACCGTGCGCACCTCCGTCGACGCCCTCTGCCAGCAGTTGCGGGCCGCCGCCGACGCGGTCGCCCTGGCCGGCGACCGGCCGGCCGCCGCGAGCCAGGTGGTCCGCCGTGGCCTGGCCGCCGCGGTGCGGGTCGCCGACGTCACCGGCCGGGTCACCTACGCCAGCCCCGGCGGCCCCGCGGGGCCCTGGCGGGACTGCGCCGACCCGCCGGCAGCCGGGCCGGTGCGGGCGCTCGCGGCCCGCGCCGACCTGCGCGACCGGGCCGGTGGGCCGCTCGGCACGGTCACCGCCGCGCAGCCGGTCGACCCGGCCTTCGTGGCGCGCCTCGCGGCCGTGACGGGGGTGGCGGTCACCCTGATCGACGACGCCGCGGCGCCCGTCCGGCTCGCCCACAGCACCGAGTCGACCGGCGTACGCGACGCCGTGCTCGCCGCCGCCGACACGCTGCACGGCGAGCGCGTCGCCGAGACCCCCGACGGCCGGTACGTCCGCCTGGTCGGCCCGTCCTCCGGGCAGCCCCTGCCGCTGGTGCTCTCTGTCCCCAGCGAACGACCACGCGGCCTGTACGTCGCACTGGGCTCGGCGGTGCTGGTGGCGACCCTGCTGGCCGTGGTGGCCGCCTGGCGGCTGGCCCGGGTCACGACCCGCCCGCTGGTCGAGCTGGCGGGCGCGGTGGACCGGGTGGCGCGCGGCGACCTGACCGCCCGGGTGCCGGTGCGCAGCCGGGACGAGATCGGCCGGCTGGCCGGCGCGTTCAACCGGATGACCCGCGAGACGGGCACCTACGTGGCGGCGCTGACCAGCAGCCGCGACCAGCTGCGCGGGCACCTCGCGGTGCTGGGGGACACCCTGGCCAGCACCCACGACCTGCAACGCATCCTGCGGGTGATCCTGCACAGCGCGATCGCGGCGACCGGCGCCCGGGCCGGGGCGGTGCTGCTCGTCGACGACGGCGGGGTGCTCGTCGCGCAGTGCACCGAGGGGCTGGACGAGCCCGACCCGGCGGACGAACCCTCGGGGCCGTTGCGGGTGCCGCTGGGCAGCGGTGTGGTGGGCGCCGTCGCGGCGACCGGGGAGCCGCGCCGGGGGCGGGTGGAGCCCTCCGTCGCGCCGCCGGGGGAGCCGCACTGCCGGACGTACATCGCGGTGCCGTTCGCGGCCCCCGGCACGACGGGCCCGCCCGACGGCACCGCCCGCGACGGGCCCGCCCCGCGCCCCGGGGCGGAGCCGGCCGCCCCCGCCGGGGCGCTCGGTGTGCTGGCCCTCTACGACCGGCTCGGCGCGGACGAGTTCGACGACGACGACCTCGTCACCCTGCGCACCTTCGCCGGCCACGCCGCGGTGGCGGTGGACAACGTCCGGGTGCACGAGGAGGCGCAGCGGCTCTCGCTGACCGACCCGCTCACCGGGCTGTGGAACTACCGCTACCTGAAGGAGTCGATCCGCCGGGAGGTCGAGCGGGCGAGCCGGTTCGGCCGGATGCTCAGCGTCCTCGCCCTCGACCTGGACCGGTTCAAGACCGTCAACGACACGTACGGCCACGCGGCGGGGGACGCCGTGCTGGCCGAGTTCGCCCGCCGGGTGCGCGGCGAGATCCGCGAGGTCGACCTCGCCTTCCGGCAGGGCGGCGAGGAGTTCGTGCTGCTGCTGCCGGAGACCGACGCCCGGGGCGCGGCGATCGTCGCGGAGCGGCTCGGCGCGGCGATCCGGGACGCCCCGATCGCCGCCGACGGGCACGGCGGGGCAGCCGTGGCCATCGGTGTCACCGTCTCCGTCGGCATCGCCGTGCACCCCGACCACGGCAGCACCGGCCAGCAGGTGCTGGACGCCGCCGACGACGCCCTCTACGCCGCCAAGGCGGCCGGCCGGGACACCTGGCGCATCGCCGAGGAGCGGGCCGGACCGTCGGCGCGGGAGATCCCCGTCCCGGCCGCGGCGGCCACCCCCGAGGACGGTCTGCCGCGCGCTGGCGCTCCCCGCCAGCCGGTGCGGGTCCGCCCCGAACCGGCCGATCCGGCCGACGCCGC is drawn from Micromonospora sp. NBC_01740 and contains these coding sequences:
- a CDS encoding 5-formyltetrahydrofolate cyclo-ligase; this translates as MPDFSDGAQEAKRDVRAAVLARRRALTAPQRADAAGRVQAELVALVRRLRPLRMTAYVPVGSEPGGPDLPAVLHAALPPGGELLLPVLCDDLDLDWAAWSGPAGLVAAGRGMREPAGPRLGRAAVAGAQLVVLPALAVDRRGLRLGRGGGSYDRALARVPATALTVVPLHDGELVEALPAEPHDRPVRAVVTPADGLRTLDAAPGGVAGVAPHTSAGRIRGR
- a CDS encoding diguanylate cyclase, translating into MTLRGRLTTAFLAVALGPVVLGVMFVGATVAAVDSSRSTERLAVAAATVRTSVDALCQQLRAAADAVALAGDRPAAASQVVRRGLAAAVRVADVTGRVTYASPGGPAGPWRDCADPPAAGPVRALAARADLRDRAGGPLGTVTAAQPVDPAFVARLAAVTGVAVTLIDDAAAPVRLAHSTESTGVRDAVLAAADTLHGERVAETPDGRYVRLVGPSSGQPLPLVLSVPSERPRGLYVALGSAVLVATLLAVVAAWRLARVTTRPLVELAGAVDRVARGDLTARVPVRSRDEIGRLAGAFNRMTRETGTYVAALTSSRDQLRGHLAVLGDTLASTHDLQRILRVILHSAIAATGARAGAVLLVDDGGVLVAQCTEGLDEPDPADEPSGPLRVPLGSGVVGAVAATGEPRRGRVEPSVAPPGEPHCRTYIAVPFAAPGTTGPPDGTARDGPAPRPGAEPAAPAGALGVLALYDRLGADEFDDDDLVTLRTFAGHAAVAVDNVRVHEEAQRLSLTDPLTGLWNYRYLKESIRREVERASRFGRMLSVLALDLDRFKTVNDTYGHAAGDAVLAEFARRVRGEIREVDLAFRQGGEEFVLLLPETDARGAAIVAERLGAAIRDAPIAADGHGGAAVAIGVTVSVGIAVHPDHGSTGQQVLDAADDALYAAKAAGRDTWRIAEERAGPSAREIPVPAAAATPEDGLPRAGAPRQPVRVRPEPADPADAAPGSAPGAPDPVRPGPCGGASSGPHPPRQSRGR